From Candidatus Binatus sp.:
GAGATTATCAAGCTTCTTCAATCTCAACTGGACAATTACCAGACGACTTTTAAGAAAGGGACCAAAAAAGAGAAATGAAAGTCTCCGGACAATACTCAGTCTCAGCGATGTCGTCTTCATCCATCAGCGACCGCGCCTCAGTTCTAGCCACTCAAGCGTCGCCCGTTCGCTCCGCAGCGCTCTTTTTGATGGGATCGTTGGGCGATACAAATCTGTCTATTCGACAACCGATTACTCTAATTTTAGAGAATGACGACAATGGCGGTTTCATTGCTAGCGATCCGTATTTTGCCGTCTACGGTGAGGGAGTCGCACCCGCTGAAGCCCTGCGAGATTATCGATCTTCCTTAGAGGACTATTTCTTTCTTTTAAAAGACGAGTCCGCCACGAGTCCTGAGGACGAACAACAATTTTTGAAGCTAAAGGACTTCGTCGATTTTGACTTTCCTCGACTAGAGTTCAAAGGGTCATCGCGCTGAAGATGCCGCTTAAAAAGAGGGAAGTCGAAAATCAGTTAAGACATAAATTTCATTTCACCGAGTCGAAGACGCGTTCGTCCGATCATATTTGGCTCGAACGCAAGGTTCCTGGTCGGGCCACGATCCGAACGAGGCTTTCACATTCCAATAAAGAACTGCGCACCCCGTTGATCAAAATCATAGCCCGGCAGCTTGGAGTACAGTCTCAGTTTTTCGAAGGGATGATTGAGTGCTCAAACAGCGACGATGACTTCCACCAAGCAATCGCCCCTCCGTAACTTAGCACTTATTTCAAAGCAATCACTTTAGCTTGACCCAAAACAGATAGCCGCAGTTGCCGCTAAGGCCGGTGGAGTGCTTGCCGCCTGTTTGGCTTCCTTCATCTCCGCAATCATCGCGACAATCGCGCTCTTGCAGAGATCAAAGAGTATTAGCGCCTTGTCTTCGCCCAGATTGTCTTCGGGGTGCAGGCCAGAGAGTCTTATCGTCGGTACGGCAGGAGGTCGATCAGGTGGAAAGAGAAAAGGACGACGGCATCAGGATTGAGCGCGTGATCACCGACGAAGTCGGTGTACCACGGAACGATGGAACGCCCGGCAGCGCCTTTTACGCCGTGCCATTCAAGTTGTCGGCGGCACCCTCCGCCCTTTGGACCAGGCTTTTTTTGGAGGAGTGGAAATTGCCTCCGCGGTTCACGGCGATGCATCGCGAGGATTCTTGGGGACAAGATTATCCTGGATGGCACGACGATTGAGGAGGTCGAACGATTTCACCTCGATACTCTGAAGCTGGTGGTTGCTGAAGCGAACAAACTTGAAAAAGAAGCGCGGCGAAAGTCGAAACCGCGGGCGAGCGCGCAGGAGAAGAAGGCAGAGCAGCACTTGAAACATGTCGCGACTGTAGCCAGCAGGTTGAACTTCGGGCACTGAGCTGCGACTAATCCTCTCGTCTCGTTCCTTGCGCATTAAAGACAGCGAGACAAAAGCAAGCGGGGGCGGAGAGATTGATCTCTCCGCCCCCGCTTGCTTTTGGGTTTATCGGCCCGGCAGCCGGTCGATCGGATTAGTTAAGCCACAGGCTAAAGCCTGTGCCACATCAATGTCATACTATCTACTCAGTTGCGGCTTAATAGTAATCGACCGGGTCGATCTGCCGCTTCGCGCCCCAGTAGAAAAGCATGTTCTCAGTCAGGCCTTGCCAGGTGAATTTTCCGGGCGGCAGCAGAAGGCGCTTGAACATCGATTTGAGCGAGTAGAACTCCTTGGTGCATCGCCACACGCCTTCTTCGACTTCCTGCGGCGACATGTTTTTCGGCACGAACATGCAGCGGAAATTGTTGGTGTAAAGGTCTGCATCGGGGATGATCACGCGGCCTTCATTTTCGAGCTGCGTGCGCATCGGAGTGCCGCGCCGCGGCGTGACGGTATTGAAGAACGCCTCGGGCGCCTTGACCTCGTGCAGAAACTTCAGCGTGTCGTCGAAAATCCCCGGATGATCTTCTTCGAGGCCGAACATGAAATTGAGCGAGTAGTAGATGCCGTGTTTCTCGAGCTTTTTGAGCAGCTTCTTGTACTGGCTGGCGTGGTTCTGAATCTTGTTCATCGAGAGCAGGCTGTCCTGGCTGATCGATTCGACGCCGATATTGACGTGGAAGATTCCTGCTTTCGCAGCGAGCTCGAGCAATTCGTCGTCGTGATTCGAGTTGATCGTCCAGAGGCATGAAAAGCGGATGTTGAGCGGCTCGATTGCCTTGAACAGTTCGCGCGCGAACTTGTGCTTGCCGGTGATTTGATCGTCGATAAACTGGAAGCGCTTGAAGCCGGTGATTTTCACCACCTGCTTGATTTCCTCGACGATGTCCTCGATTGGCCGCGTGCGATACGCGCCGTCATAGAAGACCGGGATTTCGCAGAACGAGCATCGGTAGGGGCATCCGCGGCTCGCCTGCACCGGCGCCGCCTTGAACAGGTAGCGATTGAGCTTCAGCAGTTCGTGGCGCGGGCGCGGCAGATTCTTCAGATCGTGGAGCTTGTCGGCCTTGTAAACCTGTTTGAGTTTGCCGTCGCGCCAATCCTGGAGCAGTCCGGCCCACACGAGATCGGCCTCGCCCTGCACGACCGCATCGCAATGATGCAGCGCTTCTTCGGTCTGCAGGGTGGCGTGGAATCCGCCGAAGACGACCGGGATGCCGCGCTTGCGGAATTCGTCGCCGAGCTGGTACGCGCGGAGCGATGCGCCGATCGTGGTCGTCATGCCCACGAGGTCCCATCCGCCGTCGAAATCGATATCTTCGAGGCGCTCGTCGCACAGCGTCACGTCGTAATCGTCGGGAGTCAGGCCGGCCATCAGCGGGATCATCAATCCCATAATCAGGCGCCATCGAGTCTTATGGGGTGTGCCGTCGAGATGGACGGTGGTGGGCTGCACCAGCAGGATTCGGGGCTTTTTGCCATTCATGGTTCGTGCAACTCCTCTAGTGAGACACGTTGTCGGCGGATTTAGCCGGCTGGCCGGTCAACCAAATCAGGACCGCGGCGAAGGCATAGCAACCGAATGCGGCGCCCCACGCAAAATATTCGAGGCGATTGAAGAGCGCCAGAATGACCAGCAGATAGGCGAAGTCGCGGCCACTCCATCGATCGATAGTATCGAGCCATCGGGCAGCTTCCTCGCCCCTGTATCTGAAGGCGCGCCAGGTCGCGTAGGCGCAGATCGCAAAGCCAGTGAGCAGAATCGGAATCAGGGCCAGGTACGCCGAGCTTTGGCTCGCCCGATAGCACCCGGTGAGCAGGCCGACGAAGATCGCGACGTGCACGATATTGTCGGTGAGGATATCGAGCTTGCCGCCGAACTTGGTCTCTTTCATCTTGAGCCGCGCGAGTTCGCCGTCCACGCCATCGATCATGATCGAGGTCAGAAAGAAAATTGTCGCCAGCAATCGGACGGTGTAGTTCGGCACCGAGAGCATCCACGCGGCGCCGAGGCCGAAGATCGTGTTGGCGATCGTCACCATGTTCGGCGTGATAGCGGTGCGGGCGAGGCGGTAGCTGATGCGCCACGAGATCCTGCGATCGATCCATCGCGCGAGCGGGGCATCCTTCTGTGCGGTTTCGGCGCTGAGCGATTGCGCGAGGCGGAGTTCAGCTTCATCGCGATCTTCGGGGCGGCCATTGAGCGCGAAGGGCAGCAGGCTAAGTGTCTCGGAGGGAACCGAGATGCCCACGGTATGATGATCGATTGAGAGGCCGCTTTTGATCACTTGGGCGACAGGGCCCGTGATAATTTCGCCGCCGCGATCGCGATCGGCGCTGAAGGTCTTTAGAACCAGGCTCGGATTGGCGGCGTGCCCGTCGAGCGCTTGCGCAAGATTCGCCCTGGACAGGACCAGGTTCCCCGCCAGCGCCACGCACGGCGCCGCACCGTCGATTCCATCGGGATGGTTCAATATGTCGTCGAACGATTCGACGATCGAAACCGAGTTGCGGCCGCTGAACTGGCCCATCGCTCGCGCGAGATCGACGCGGGCTTCCGGGGCGGCCTCGATCACGAATTTTTTGATTCCGGCACGTTCGCAATTCATCATCAGCCGTTCGAGGAGGGGGCGGCCGAAGATGGCATTGTTGGCGCGATCGGGCGC
This genomic window contains:
- a CDS encoding radical SAM protein is translated as MNGKKPRILLVQPTTVHLDGTPHKTRWRLIMGLMIPLMAGLTPDDYDVTLCDERLEDIDFDGGWDLVGMTTTIGASLRAYQLGDEFRKRGIPVVFGGFHATLQTEEALHHCDAVVQGEADLVWAGLLQDWRDGKLKQVYKADKLHDLKNLPRPRHELLKLNRYLFKAAPVQASRGCPYRCSFCEIPVFYDGAYRTRPIEDIVEEIKQVVKITGFKRFQFIDDQITGKHKFARELFKAIEPLNIRFSCLWTINSNHDDELLELAAKAGIFHVNIGVESISQDSLLSMNKIQNHASQYKKLLKKLEKHGIYYSLNFMFGLEEDHPGIFDDTLKFLHEVKAPEAFFNTVTPRRGTPMRTQLENEGRVIIPDADLYTNNFRCMFVPKNMSPQEVEEGVWRCTKEFYSLKSMFKRLLLPPGKFTWQGLTENMLFYWGAKRQIDPVDYY
- a CDS encoding CDP-alcohol phosphatidyltransferase family protein: MIETALIFAPDRANNAIFGRPLLERLMMNCERAGIKKFVIEAAPEARVDLARAMGQFSGRNSVSIVESFDDILNHPDGIDGAAPCVALAGNLVLSRANLAQALDGHAANPSLVLKTFSADRDRGGEIITGPVAQVIKSGLSIDHHTVGISVPSETLSLLPFALNGRPEDRDEAELRLAQSLSAETAQKDAPLARWIDRRISWRISYRLARTAITPNMVTIANTIFGLGAAWMLSVPNYTVRLLATIFFLTSIMIDGVDGELARLKMKETKFGGKLDILTDNIVHVAIFVGLLTGCYRASQSSAYLALIPILLTGFAICAYATWRAFRYRGEEAARWLDTIDRWSGRDFAYLLVILALFNRLEYFAWGAAFGCYAFAAVLIWLTGQPAKSADNVSH